A single region of the Gasterosteus aculeatus chromosome 1, fGasAcu3.hap1.1, whole genome shotgun sequence genome encodes:
- the thap12b gene encoding THAP domain containing 12b, giving the protein MPNFCAAPNCTRKSTQSDLAFFRFPRDPERCRIWVENCRRADLEAKTSDQLNKHYRLCAKHFDPAMVCKTSPYRTVLKDTAIPTIFDLTSHLRNPHTRHRKRIKELTEEDLRKIKERRLASSVEQLAAKKDATTEDSTGAAEDEPQLSTEGKEFREYLRSLFEVVVMLGKQSIPLAAGKASEAEYMSNNFQALLDYRMNAGDEALKRRFHATAVNTEYVSATQQNQLLDICENTVREEMLMEVRESRFFSLVTGDLVEFADEKHLPLFLHFVNQHNVLREEFLDFMSFDGDECALVERLEAQLTDRWGLSMEDCRGQAHKATGTSTTKMKAVAVLLMEKYPLALHMPSSQMALNVHLANSLPFPNVQVVMETLRRIGAFFRTPLTQDELEKAISTHYQKNEEKGSSLKQACASGWTELHNVFDVLLDMLPPLLLCMDSIRDNGEGNFADVVTADAYSLTETLSDFEIVVTVVILKNVLTFTRAFGRNLQGETLDVFFAANSLTAVLHSLNEVNDNVDVYHEFWYEEAVSVANVMEIPVTVPRLFLRKQRAADVGEIQIEAYFKEYVTVPVIRGIMQEVEDMFSETNLKALKCLSLVPAVMGQMKFNTTEENYADVYRGDLPSPDTLLAELHCWRIKWKHRGKEVRLPTTIHETLQLPDVKFFPNVNAFLKVLSALPVLKLEDSRSDKASRRLQAHLDGVPVKRWIKSLAMLNVNTHVKHDLDVMVDKYCRLYSEEDPEADSEEVADAEAEAESEEGAKADAESEDGAKADAESEDGAKADAESEDGAKADAKSEEGAKADAKSGEGAKAHAESGEGAKAHAESGEGAKADAESGEGAKADAESGEGAKADAESEEGAKAHAESEDGAKAKAAMK; this is encoded by the exons ATGCCGAATTTTTGCGCGGCACCAAACTGTACGCGGAAGAGCACACAGTCCGATTTGGCATTTTTTCGGTTCCCGCGGGACCCAGAGAG ATGTCGCATCTGGGTGGAGAACTGCCGCAGAGCAGACCTGGAAGCTAAAACATCGGACCAGTTGAACAAGCACTACAGACTGTGTGCCAAACACTTTGATCCAGCGATGGTGTGCAAAACG AGCCCCTACAGGACGGTGTTGAAGGATACAGCCATTCCGACCATTTTCGATCTGACAAGCCATCTGAGAAATCCTCATACCAGACACCGCAAGCGGATTAAAGAACTT ACTGAAGAAGATTTGAGGAAGATTAAAGAAAGGCGAT TGGCGTCTTCTGTTGAACAGCTTGCTGCCAAAAAAGATGCAACAACCGAGGACAGCACAGGCGCCGCCGAGGATGAACCCCAACTGTCCACAGAGGGAAAAGAGTTTCGTGAATACCTGCGGTCGCTGTTTGAGGTTGTGGTCATGTTGGGAAAACAGAGCATCCCATTGGCGGCTGGCAAAGCATCAGAAGCCGAATACATGTCCAACAACTTCCAGGCCCTTCTTGATTACCGCATGAACGCTGGTGACGAAGCACTGAAAAGGAGATTTCACGCCACGGCTGTGAACACCGAGTACGTCTCTGCAACCCAGCAGAACCAGCTGTTGGACATCTGTGAGAACACGGTGAGGGAGGAGATGCTAATGGAGGTGAGAGAGAGCCGCTTCTTCTCCCTCGTCACAGGTGACCTCGTTGAATTTGCCGACGAGAAGCACCTGCCTTTGTTTTTACACTTTGTGAATCAGCACAACGTCCTCAGAGAAGAGTTTTTAGACTTCATGTCTTTTGACGGGGATGAGTGTGCCCTGGTAGAGAGGCTGGAGGCCCAGCTGACCGACCGCTGGGGGCTCAGCATGGAGGACTGCCGCGGTCAGGCCCACAAGGCCACCGGGACCTCCACCACCAAGATGAAGGCCGTGGCCGTGCTACTGATGGAGAAGTATCCTCTGGCGCTGCACATGCCGTCCTCTCAAATGGCGCTCAACGTGCACCTGGCCAACAGTCTGCCTTTTCCCAACGTCCAGGTGGTCATGGAGACCCTGAGAAGGATCGGCGCTTTCTTCAGAACCCCGCTCACGCAGGATGAACTCGAAAAGGCGATCTCGACTCACTACCAGAAGAACGAGGAGAAAGGATCTTCGCTGAAACAAGCCTGCGCCTCAGGCTGGACGGAACTGCACAACGTTTTTGACGTGCTGCTGGACATGTTGCCGCCCCTGCTGCTGTGCATGGACAGCATCCGGGACAACGGTGAAGGAAACTTTGCCGACGTGGTTACAGCGGACGCGTACTCGCTCACAGAAACGCTGTCCGACTTTGAGATCGTCGTCACCGTCGTCATCTTGAAGAACGTTCTCACGTTCACCAGAGCCTTCGGCCGGAATCTCCAGGGTGAAACGCTGGATGTGTTCTTCGCTGCCAACAGCCTAACTGCTGTCCTCCATTCGCTGAATGAGGTCAACGACAACGTCGATGTCTACCACGAGTTCTGGTACGAGGAGGCTGTGAGTGTGGCCAATGTAATGGAGATTCCCGTGACGGTGCCGAGGTTGTTTCTAAGGAAACAGCGTGCAGCCGATGTGGGTGAAATCCAAATCGAGGCCTATTTTAAGGAGTATGTGACCGTCCCCGTTATCCGCGGCATCATGCAGGAGGTTGAGGACATGTTCTCCGAGACCAACCTTAAAGCCCTCAAGTGCCTGTCGCTGGTCCCAGCCGTCATGGGGCAGATGAAGTTCAACACCACCGAGGAGAACTACGCCGACGTGTACCGCGGCGACCTCCCCAGCCCCGACACGCTTCTGGCAGAGCTGCACTGCTGGAGGATCAAGTGGAAGCACAGAGGCAAAGAGGTGCGCCTGCCCACCACCATCCACGAAACCCTCCAGCTGCCGGACGTCAAGTTCTTTCCCAACGTGAACGCTTTCCTCAAGGTGCTCTCCGCCCTGCCAGTGCTGAAACTAGAGGACAGCAGAAGTGACAAGGCGAGCCGACGGCTGCAGGCCCATCTGGACGGCGTGCCCGTCAAGCGCTGGATCAAAAGTCTGGCGATGCTCAACGTCAACACTCACGTCAAACACGACTTGGACGTCATGGTCGACAAATATTGCCGACTCTATTCAGAGGAAGACCCTGAAGCTGATTCTGAGGAAGTGGCTGATGCTGAAGCAGAAGCTGAGTCTGAGGAAGGGGCAAAGGCAGATGCCGAGTCTGAGGACGGGGCAAAGGCAGATGCCGAGTCTGAGGACGGGGCAAAGGCAGATGCCGAGTCTGAGGACGGGGCAAAGGCAGATGCTAAATCTGAGGAAGGGGCAAAGGCAGATGCTAAATCTGGGGAAGGGGCAAAGGCACATGCCGAGTCTGGGGAAGGGGCAAAGGCACATGCCGAGTCTGGGGAAGGGGCAAAGGCAGATGCCGAGTCTGGGGAAGGGGCAAAGGCAGATGCCGAGTCTGGGGAAGGGGCAAAGGCAGATGCCGAGTCTGAGGAAGGGGCAAAGGCACATGCCGAGTCTGAGGACGGGGCAAAGGCAAAAGCTGCCATGAAATGA
- the dyrk1ab gene encoding dual-specificity tyrosine-(Y)-phosphorylation regulated kinase 1A, b: protein MAAPMPHTHQQYSDRHQPSTDQSVTVLPYSDQTPQLTANQRHMPQCFRDPTSAPLRKLSIDLIKTYKHINEVYYAKKKRRHQQGQGEDSSHKKERKVFNDGYDDDNYDYIVKNGEKWMDRYEIDSLIGKGSFGQVVKAYDRAEQEWVAIKIIKNKKAFLNQAQIEVRLLELMNKHDTEMKYYIVHLKRHFMFRNHLCLVFEMLSYNLYDLLRNTNFRGVSLNLTRKFAQQLCTALLFLATPELSIIHCDLKPENILLCNPKRSAIKIVDFGSSCQLGQRIYQYIQSRFYRSPEVLLGMPYDLAIDMWSLGCILVEMHTGEPLFSGANEVDQMNKIVEVLGIPPNHIMDLAPKARKFFEKLSDGTWSVKKTKDGKRYKPPASRKLHSILGVETGGPGGRRAGESGHAVADYLKFKDLILRMLDYDPKSRIQPYYALQHSFFKKTADEGTNTSSSVSTSPALEQSQSSGTTSSTSSSSGGSSGTSTSGRARSDPTHHHLHSGGHFGAALPAIDGDSLCPQARQPYPPPLVWGGGVGPESVPGETHPVQETTFHVPPQHPKALHPHSHTHHHHGPMMATRPRPRHYTSPTHSSSTQDSMEVVHGHLSMTSLSSSASSSSTSSSSTGNHGNQAYQLRHLPPGALDFGQNGGLSMGLGAFSNPRQETGMAAHPAFSMGTNTGPAHYLAEGHLGMRQGMDREESPMTGVCVQQSSMASS, encoded by the exons ATGGCTGCTCCAATGCCCCATACGCACCAGCAGTACAGTGACCGCCACCAGCCAAGCACTGACCAATCTGTTACGGTTTTACCGTACAGCGACCAGACACCACAGCTCACTGCCAATCAG AGGCACATGCCCCAGTGCTTTCGTGACCCAACTTCAGCTCCCCTGAGGAAGCTCTCCATTGACCTTAtcaaaacatacaaacacatcaatgag GTGTATTATGCAAAAAAGAAGCGACGGCACCAACAGGGTCAGGGTGAAGACTCCAGTcacaaaaaagagaggaaagtctTCAATGATGGCTATGACGATGATAACTATGACTACATCGTCAAGAATGGGGAGAAATGGATGGACCGCTATGAGATCGATTCCTTGATAGGAAAAGGATCATTTGGACAG GTTGTGAAAGCGTACGACCGTGCAGAGCAGGAATGGGTTGCCATTAAGATCATCAAGAACAAGAAAGCTTTCCTCAATCAAGCCCAGATTGAAGTGCGCCTCCTAGAGCTCATGAACAAACATGACACCGAGATGAAATACTACATCG TTCACCTGAAGCGTCACTTCATGTTCCGGAACCACCTCTGCCTCGTGTTTGAGATGCTCTCCTACAACCTGTATGACCTTCTCCGAAATACCAACTTCCGCGGCGTCTCACTCAACCTCACCCGGAAGTTTGCCCAGCAGCTATGCACGGCGCTGCTCTTCCTGGCCACGCCTGAGCTCAGCATCATCCACTGTGACCTGAAGCCCGAAAACATTCTTCTTTGTAACCCCAAGAGGAGTGCCATCAAAATAGTGGACTTTGGCAGCTCATGCCAATTGGGACAACGG ATATACCAATATATCCAGAGTCGCTTCTACCGTTCCCCGGAGGTGCTGCTGGGAATGCCCTATGACCTGGCCATCGACATGTGGTCCTTGGGTTGCATCCTGGTAGAGATGCACACTGGAGAACCTCTCTTCAGCGGCGCCAATGAG GTGGACCAGATGAACAAAATAGTTGAGGTTCTGGGTATCCCACCTAATCACATAATGGACCTAGCCCCAAAAGCCAGGAAGTTTTTTGAGAAGCTTTCAGATGGTACATGGAGTGTTAAGAAGACCAAAGATGGCAAAAGG TATAAGCCTCCAGCCTCTCGGAAGCTCCACTCCATCTTGGGCGTGGAGACAGGGGGTCCAGGGGGCCGGCGGGCGGGAGAGTCTGGCCATGCTGTTGCCGACTACTTGAAGTTCAAGGACCTGATCCTCCGGATGTTGGACTACGACCCGAAGAGCCGCATCCAGCCCTACTATGCCCTGCAGCACAGCTTCTTCAAGAAGACTGCGGACGAGGGGACCAATACAAGCAGCAGCGTGTCCACCAGCCCTGCATTAGAGCAGTCCCAGTCTTCAGGAACcacctccagcacctcctctAGTTCAG GAGGATCATCTGGGACAAGTACCAGTGGCAGAGCGAGGTCAGACCCTACCCATCACCACTTGCACAGTGGAGGACACTTTGGGGCGGCTTTGCCTGCCATCGACGGTGACAGCCTCTGCCCACAG GCAAGACAGCCTTACCCACCCCCGCTGGTGTGGGGAGGTGGTGTTGGACCAGAGTCTGTCCCCGGAGAGACTCACCCAGTCCAGGAGACCACCTTCCACGTTCCCCCTCAGCACCCTAAGGCCCTGCATCCCCACTCGCATACTCATCACCACCACGGGCCGATGATGGCTACACGACCACGCCCGCGCCACTACACCTCCCCGACACACAGCTCCTCAACACAGGACTCCATGGAGGTGGTTCATGGCCATCTGTCCATGacctccctgtcttcctctgcctcctcttcctctacatCGTCCTCTTCCACTGGGAACCATGGCAACCAGGCCTACCAGCTCCGCCATTTGCCTCCCGGAGCCCTTGACTTTGGTCAGAACGGTGGGCTGAGCATGGGGCTAGGTGCCTTCTCGAACCCGCGGCAGGAGACCGGCATGGCGGCGCACCCTGCGTTCTCCATGGGCACGAACACGGGGCCAGCCCACTACCTAGCGGAAGGCCACCTGGGCATGAGGCAGGGCATGGACCGGGAGGAGTCTCCAATGACTGGAGTGTGCGTGCAGCAGAGTTCTATGGCCAGCTCGTGA